The genomic segment GCTTTGCTCGTCGCCGCTGGCACAGAGGTAGATGGCTTCAACGGCGAGGCCGCCCGTCTGATTTCGGGCAGCCGCGGCCGTGCGGCGGATTTCGCCCACCAGCATGGTCTGGCCGGCGGGCGACGCCACGTCGCCCGACAGCTTGACTGTGCGCAGAAAGACGACTTCGTTGTCGACCAGCACCGTCAAGTCGGCGTCTTCGGCCAGCAGGTCGACCAGCAACTTCGCTTTGGCCACGGCTTCCCAACGAGCGCGGGCCAAGAGCGAGGCCGCGGCGCAAGGCCGCAGCACCAGCCTTTCAGGCGTGACTTTTGCCCGCGAACAGGTTTCGCGAATCTGCTTGACCAGGTCGGGCGAGACCGCCGCGGCGAGCACCTTGCGCGGCGCGCCGGGCGGTCCGGCGAGAGGAATGAAATCGAGCGGCCAGTCTTCGCCCAGCGAATGGAATTCGCGCACCGCCTGAAAGCGCACCAAATCGGGCAACTCCTCGTCGGGCGCCGGCGGCAGGGTAAGCTGCTTCAGCTCGATGCCCGCCCGGCCGACCGCCGTCAGCGCTTCGACACGGCCCCATCGCCGCTCGGCCAAGGCGGCGGCGATGGCGTCGCCAATCGCTTGCTCGGCCGCGGCGCCTTCGGCCCGCTCGGGCAGCGCGACGACAAACGCATCGTCGATCGTGGCGCCGCCCGCGCGCGGCGTAGCCACCGCCACGCGGGCCTCGCGGTTGTCCCACTCCAGTGCAAGTAAGCGAGCCATCGGTCAATTTTGGATTTTGGATTTTGGATTTTGGATTGCGCGGCGCCGCCGCGTCTTTTGAGAAGCGACGACCATCGCCAGGATTTGGCTCATCTCGTCCATGAGAGGTCCCAGACGCCTTTTGGAAATTAATCCGCTTTCTACAAGTAGCTCAAGCCAGTAAATCGACTCATCGGCTTCTTCTTCGACAATGGCCAACTTCGCGAGCATGTCCTTAGGCGACTTGGCCCGGCACACCGCGCGATAGTTGGCGCCCACGGAGGTGCCACTGCGGAGAAGCTGACGGCCAATGATATCCGCCGCGCGTCGCTCCGGCAGCGCTTCGACCAGCCGAATGACCCGTAGCGCCACCTTCTTCGTGCGGTCCTTGAATTGTGCTTCGTTCATCTTGCATTTCCAATCAAAAGACGGCTTCCTCGCCGCGCCTTCAATCCAAAATCCAAAATCGAAAATCCAAAATTGCGCCCCTCACGGTCCCAATACCGCTCGGCCGTACCCATTTCCCAGGTGCGTCATGTCTCTCCACAATAATAGCCGGGGAACCCGGCTGGTAGCGTCGATCACCACTTCCGCCCGGCTGGTCGGTCCCCCCTCCTCGAAAAAGCCGACCACTTGCGACCGAAAAACCCTGCCCGACGCGGTGATATAGGGCATCAACTGCTTCATCACGTCGAGCGATACCAGCCCCTCAAGATAAATCCACGTGGGATAGTTGCGGTTGCTGCCCAGTTGCATGCCGCTCGTCTGCTGCGCCGACGATAGAATCATGCTGGCCGTCGTGGGATCCATGCCCGGAATCGTCATCAGCACGGGCAGCGACGCGCAATTGATGTTGATCCGTCCCGGCACCCTCAAGGAGGGCACGATCGTCAGGTTGTCGAGCAACATGCCGACGTAACCGTTCATGGTCGAGGGCGTGGGATCGAACGGGCTGTTGACCACGCTGGCCTGCTGATCGCCCTGAAAGGTGACCTGCACTTTGCACCCCACCAGATCGAGCGGCGAGGCCAGCAAGGTGTTGCCCGGCAAGTTGAAGTTCGGCGATTTGCCGGCCGCCGACACCGTGGTTTGACTCCCTGTGACGGACTTGCCCTGCCGGTAGGAGATGATAAACGTGGCGATGTCGGCGCCGAGCACCGACGCGAGGGCCTGATGGAGCTGCTGGAGGTCGAGGGCGTTGACGTTGATCTTCGGCTGCCCGTCGGGGCGGAGGTTCGACTCGCAACTATAGACGGTGAGATAGGCGGACCAACCCTGGTTCATGCTCCCGCTGAAGGCCGAAGACCCGCCGGCGCTGGAGCCGCCGGCGCTGGAGCCGGAGCTCGAAGAGCTTGAGGGACCGCTCGCCGCCATGTTGCCGATGGTCGTTTCGCCCGGCCCGATCGAGCTGTTGTGGTCGAGATCGCCGCCGTAGAGCAACTGCGGCGTGACGCCTTTGACCAGCAGCAGCTCTTCGACCGACTCGAAGGGACCGTTCTTGGGTGCGTAATTGTAACTGGAATAATAGTCTCGCTCGGCCCCGTAGGTGCGCGGCACGTCGTCGGGATCGAGCCAGTCGAGGATGGCGTCGGCGATGTCGATCGTCATGCCGGGCAAATAAAGCAGGGCCTGCTCCGCCGTGACGGGGGTTGACGAACTCGACGAGCTGCTGCCAGACGCGCCGCCGCTCGACGACGACGTTCCGCTCGACGACGAGCCCGATGAACCGCCCGACATGGAGCCTCCGCTTGACGAGCCGCCGCTCGACGAGCTTCCAAAGGTCAGGCCGCCCGACGAAGCTTGCGTCGCGCCCACCGCCTCGGCCGCCAGAGACTGCCAGGTGGGGTCGATCAAGAGCAGGGTATTCAGATTGAGCCGGCCCGATTCATCCTCCAGGCCATAGCGGACGCCGTTGATGGTTCCCATCTGCATATTCGGCGCGAGCACCGAGAAGCGTCCGCGATCGCGTGGCACGTCGGCATCCACGACGAGTTGACTGTGGAACAGAGTCGTGTTGTT from the Pirellulales bacterium genome contains:
- a CDS encoding four helix bundle protein, with translation MNEAQFKDRTKKVALRVIRLVEALPERRAADIIGRQLLRSGTSVGANYRAVCRAKSPKDMLAKLAIVEEEADESIYWLELLVESGLISKRRLGPLMDEMSQILAMVVASQKTRRRRAIQNPKSKIQN